TACCCATTTTCATGGACATATTTTGAGAAATCACATGCggtctatataaaaaattaaaacggTATCAAATGTCGCATTTGCCTTGACCTTAGCTATCATCATGAAGTTACTACGAAAAACCCATCTTAAATAAATCTCGTAGTCAACAAAGGCCTGAACTAATCTCATGAatcaaataagacaaaaatcaAGACCCAGGCAGATGGCCTGAAAAAACAAATCGTTTGTAACTTGGTCAACTGGAGAATCGAACCTACCACAGCATATTCCAATTCCTTGACCTCTTTCTAAGTCATCCCCACGGGTTTTACCTTTAAAAGAGTAAATTTCGTGGATGAAAACTAGTGTAATTCATGTAGCACTGCTCAAAATAACAAAGTAGTAAAACAACCGGCCTTGGCGAAATGTCCTTTCCTACGCGCCCAGAATATTTAATTAGCAAGAAAGCTCTCCCATAATTTCTCATCTTCTCTATATTGTAAACTCTGTTGACATTCTACCGATTGCGAATCAATACATTACAATGCAATTGTTTCCCGTGAAAGAACCGAGCAACATTGAAGCAAACGTTATAAAACTGCAAAATGATGTTGTGATGCTCCCAATACGTCACAGTTAATGCATTTGCTAAagtcttttcacttttttaagcATGTAGATTCAAAGGATGTGACGCCCTTAGCATGTCACGGCTAAAGCAGTTACTAaagtttttcactttttaagcaTGTAGAAGTCTGTACGATTAAAGAACACCTATCACATATAAAATTACAATGTCCTTTCCCTACACATTGGGAATATTTAATTAGCAAGGAAGCTCTCCCAtaatttctcatcttctttATACATTGTAAACTCCGTTGACATTCCACCGATTGTGAATCAATACACTACAATGCAATTGTTCCCAAGCAACATCGAAGCAAACATTATAAAACTACAAGACAATGTTGTGATGCCCCTAGTACGTCACGGCTAACGCATTTACTAAAGTCTTTTCACCTTTTTAAGCAAGCAGAAGCCTATACAGTCAAACAACACCCATgacatataaaaattcaaaggatGTGATGCCTCGGCACGTCACAGCTAATGCATTTACTAAagtcttttcactttttaagcaTATAGAAGTGTGTACAATTAAAGAACATCCAGGACATATAAAATTACAGTTTCCTTTCCCTACACGcccaaaatatttaattagCAAGGAAGCTCTCCCACAATTTCTCATCTTCTCTCTATCTTGTAAACACCATTGACATCCCACTGATTGTGAATCAATACATTACAATGCAATTGTTCCCAAGCAACATCGAAGCAGACATTATAAAACTGCAAGACGATGTTGTGACTCCCCTAGTATGTCGCGGCCGACGCATTTACTGAagtattttcacttttttaagcATGCAAAAAAGTATATGGTTAAACAATATCCGAgacatataaaaattcaaaggatGTGATGCTCCCGGCACGTCACGGCTAACTTACTtactaaatttttttcactttttaagcaGGCAGAAACGTGTACGGTTAAAGAATACCCAAGACATATAAAATTACAATGTCCTTTCCCTACATGCCAGAATATTTACTTAGAAAGGAAACTCTCCCACaatttctcctcttctctctatATTGTAAACTCCGTTGACATTCTACCGATTGTGAATCAATACATTACAAAGGCGTCACTTGGGCGTGTCCCATTACTGGACCGTCCATTACCCAGAGGCTTGACTCTTGAGCTAATTTCTTGTACCATCACTTGCGCGCGTCATATTGCTGTACCATCCAATCCAAGACGGTATGACTAGAATCTATTGCTGCTGTTATTTGTCAAATGGGGGAAAATTTGCAGGTGTTCTAGAGAGCCGCGTATGAAGACCGTGGAGATGGAAACTGACCAATCGATCTCCCGAGTTGACTGGCTTTCGATAACATAACGGGAGCGAGCGGGCGACCCCGGATCGGTGTTTTTGCATTCGCCAGGAGAGCTTCTGCGGTTCACCTCTTTAACAGAAATGATCAGACCCGGTCAACGTGTCTGTCTACAAGTGTGTAGGAAAGGAGCGCATGCTATTGTTAGATGAGCTGCGATTTGCAGGGACGTGAAGAGCGGTTGAGAGTATATTGCTTCGAAGCCACTGATTATGACGAACACTACgaacccaaaaaacaaaaataagagccacagaTAGTTTTTTAGCtgcatcatcatcataccaTGTCACCGTGCCTGTCGTCAATGCCATGTCATCAGTGTGCCACGCCATCACCATGTCATTGAAATATGCCATGTCATTGCTTGCATGTCATTGAGTGATTGTATGTTAGGTTCATAAAATTGTACGTCATGCTGGAATAGTTCCATAACAATTTTACCACTCATTGGAAACTGCATgttaggtcatttaattacCGCAAGCCAAGTTGGAATAGACATACTTAGTATGTCGTCGTGTTTAGAGTACTTGGATTACATACATTACATACATTACATTTTAGCGTTAGCTTTCACTAGAtaagagaaaaccttaaaaaggATTTGAGTGGAATTGTCtgtcaattagaaatcatatttatgttAAGAATGTGATTTTCTAATAAATGTTACAGTTGCTTATGTTACTTCAAGGTAAGTAAATCTATTCCTTACCCTTGCAATCTGTTCATCACTTTGAGTATAGGGTGTTTTATTAACGGTTGTGCAcacgcatgatcacctcacatcttagtgaaaatgtttaaatttaatCCAATGCCCTtgccaaatattttttgaacaaaagaggaaggTACCAAAAGGGTATTGGAGTAATCAAGCATAATCAATTCCTTGTTGCCCTCGCGATCTTGAGTCAGGCTTTCGGCATCCGCTTATACACCAAATCGACCTAAATGAAAGTCCTGCTCACTGTGGTGAATTCGTAGTGTCCAGTGTACTCTTGCATGCAGCTTTCCGTCTCATTGAAGTGAGAACCTCCAACTTTTTCATCTGTATTCTCTCCGACGTGATGAACGCGCTTGCTTCTTTATATCAGAAATTTGAAGAGAGATAAAGGTAATTTAacggaaaattttattttcatagtGTTCTGTTTATGCCGATGTAAGCAATGTATGTTAAGCGATACCAAGTCCCCCGTGATGCTCTCAATTCCAAACAACAAATTTGGGCAAGGCAAACGAGATGGTAACCGAACTACAGTTGATGCAGCAGAATGTGCAGATTTTAGTCAGCATGTGTTGCCGTATGACTTTAGGAGACAGGATTTGTCTAGCTTCCTAAACACAGATTCTTGAATAGGAGGAGCAGATGGAGATTCCAGTATTCCTAATTGCGAAGCCGATGGCCGGTGTGAAACTGGACCGTTGAACGCGTCGTGCGGCAGCTCGGGGACTGAGTCCTCCAGCTGGAGGAACCTGATCACTTGCCCCGCCTTTGGCCTTCTCACGGGGTCGGGGTGCACGCACCACAACCCCACCCTCATCAGGCACTCCATTTCCTCCCTCCGGAACCCTGAGCCCAAGGCCTCATCGGCCGCGCCGAGGATGTTGCTGGCGAGGTAGAGTTCCCAGACCCACTTGTGCAACGCGACCCAGACCTCTCCGTCCTCATAGCTCCTCCGGCCGCACGCAATCTCCAGGGCCACCACGCCGAAGCTGAACATGTCGGACTCCTTCGTGGCCTTCCCACTAATGAAGTACTCTGGCGCCAGGTACCCGCAAGTCCCAACCACGTCTGTTGTCTGAGACCTGAACCTGGGGTCAATGAGCTTGGCCACTCCGAAGTCGCCGAGCCTGGTTGTGAAGCTGGTGTCGAGCAGCACGTTGGCTGCCTTTATGTCCCGGTGGAGAACCCATTTCTCGAGCTCCTCGTGGAGGTAGTTAAGGGCGGATGCCAGGCCGAGCGCCACGCCGTATCGCACAGCCCACGGCAGGCTTCTCCGGGGCCCAAAGAGGTGGTGGTCGAGGCTGCCATTGGGCATGTACTCGTAGACGAGCAAGAACTCACCTTCCTCTTGACACCACCCAACAAACGGCACCAGGTTTCTGTGTATTGTTCGGCTTATGATCTTCACCTCGTTGACAAAGACCTTCTCGGAGTGTCGGGACTCCGCAAAGATCCTTTTGACGGCGACCAGGCGGTTCGAATGGCTCAAGAACCCTTTATAGACTTGGGCAGACCCGCCTCGGCCCAGCCTTCTATCGTCTGCGAAGCCATTGGTCGCCGCGAGCAACTCCTGATAAGTGAACTTCGTAGGCAATGGGCCAATCTCTTTATCTATGTCGGAAAGGGCGCTGTAACCATGCTTTTCCCTCCTCTTGACGGCTAAAAAGCAAGAACTTGCGGAGATCACCAGTAAAAAACATGCCGTGGGAACAACGACCAGTATCCATAACCAGCGAGGTTTATCTACGTCGTCCAAATCCGAAGTGAACTCCCATGAATTGACGCTATGTCTCTCTGGATGGGTGCCGAAAGAAGCTGAGAACCCGATCTCTGCAGATTCAGGAAGGACTCTTGCCAGATCAACAAGCCAAGAAAGCGAGTGATTGGCCTTATATTGGGAGAGCAGTTTGCCGTCGAACGACCAGAACACACTGAGGTTCTTGCTCACAGAATTGTAGGTCACGTTAACATTGACCGGTTTCCCGCTGTGCAATCCGGGATCCCAGCGGGCATAAACGCGCGGCGACAGCGAGTTCTGATTGATTCCTATGTGATGCACTGGGGGATCATACTGGCTGTTCACATAGGTGTCGAACTCGACCATGACAATCCGGTTCTGAGGCCCTTCATTAAACGTGCTCGCGTTGAACAATCCCAGGAATCCGCCAGCCGAGTTGGGCGGGATCGGGATCCCCACGGGAGCGAGGAAGAAGGTGATGCCATCACTGTGCTGAGCAGAGCCGTCAGTCTCGATGGTGAACGAGAAACGGGTTGAGAAGTTCGCTTGGCGCCCCGTGACAGGATCCCATATGCGGACAGGCTTGGCGTACTTAATCCGCCCCACCTGGTAAAGATGCGCAGGATGGAGGGAGTTGAGATCGACATGTCCATACGTGGCCTCCGAAACTCCCTCGTGCAATATGTCCCTACTATCCGTGTCGAAGCTGCTTATGTTGAAGTAGAGAGGGGCAACACAGGTTATCAAAGGACAGCAGACAAGGCAGAACAAGAACAAGCGAGCTTGCAAAGAAAGAGAACGGGGAGTCGCGTGCGGCATACTTAAGACGAGCTTTGGTGGGAATTGGATCACCGACACTGCGAGATCTATATGTTACATTAGGGAGCTTTAAAATGAACCCGAGCGTACCATTGGCTTACCGGACACGGCGAGCAATCATAGATCAAGCAGCTTCTATGATAGTTCCTTATTTTCTGCTAAAGTCAGATGGAATAGGTTATTAAACTTCTGGTGGGTACCATTGCTATCTTCCGAACACGAAATGTCAAcacggaaaatgaactagtcaaggaaaatgttttccatcattggaaaaaataatctttaaaagtgaggaaaatgttttccacttctcaataacttcttccatcttgcttctttttatcaatacattttcgttttatttttatgctttcttttctttttttctttttttttttaaatcgagtttttaattttttttcttttctttctttccttttcatcttcttctttggccttgGTTGGTCGCCGGCCACGGCGGCGGCCGACGACCGCCGCGGGCTGGCGACCGGCCGCAAGCccggctcgagcctcgccctaggccggtgaggctcgccacCCCGATTTGGCAAAAGCCGAGCTCggacctcgccaaatccggtgAGATGGAGCTCTCGCCGGCTGGGGGgcgagctcgggcctcgcccgagctcgctTGAGGTTCATTGGGCTcgtgagcctcaagctcgccggatcggcgcccgggtcttggtcggccgcTAGGCGGCTGGCCATCGTCAGGCATGCGGCgacaaaggaaggaggaggaaggaggaaggaaaagaaaaaggaaaaaagaaaaagaaaataaataataaataataaataataaaaatttctatttttaaaaatacaaataattagaaattcattttttttaaaatataaaaataaaactaatttttggtcaattaaaaatattaaaattcaaattttgataatttttcctaaacaattaaattagctaacgaacggtggaacaccggaaaatagaagtcatttttctggaaaatgatttagaaaaaatgttttagaaacatgatattttccgcgaaacgaacggacccgaAATGTCAACACGGTTTTACCTATCACTCCAGCTATTGCGCAATTGGTGGAAAAATTTGCGAGTGTTTTAAAGTGCCTTGGACAAAGACCATGGACCATGGAGATGGAAACTGACCGATCGATATTGACTGGCTGCCGGTGATATGAAGCTAGAGAACGAGCCAGCTGGCTGCAGATCAAAGATTTGAATTTGCTGGGGGAGCTTGTGTGGTTCACCATTTTTACAGACATTATCAGACCACTCAATGTCTCTGTCCACAATTGTGGAGGAAAGGAGAGCAAGCTTTGGTTAAATGAAGAGACTTAAATGAGGGTTGAGAGTCCATTGCTCGAAAGccattgattatgatgatgatcgAATTATCTTATTCGTCAACTATGTGTGCCAAATCTTTCCTACAAGTTGTATTTGAGAACTACTTTCATGTTACCGAAGCACAAGAGCCATGGTCAAGTTCAACCAAACTCTTGTAGATCCTCATTTCACGGCTTGCCCAGCCCATCAAGAACATTACAGGCCTATTTGGTTCGTAAGATAGTTTCATTCGATGAAACTGTGTCGTAGGTAGTATTTTGATAGTTCACATGGATGCAGAATCTTGTGTGATAGGGCAAGATAAAAACATTTTGCAAAATCGGCGAAAGACACCACCAAAGTCATAACTTCGCACGCGGACACTTAAGTGCGTAAGCAAAGCTGCACACTTAagtccactttttttttttcgagtgggacacttaagtgccacatccGCTGACCTTGCCGGAAATCTACGcgggcaatattttattattatttttttgctgCACGTGGCTCAtggagctccaaatcagcataaaaattttaaaaaattaaaaaaaattaaaagttttaattttaaaaaattttaaaacttttaaaaaaaaagaaaattttaaaaattttaattttaaaaattaaaaattttaaaaaataagaaaattttaaaaattttaattttaaaaattt
This region of Eucalyptus grandis isolate ANBG69807.140 chromosome 8, ASM1654582v1, whole genome shotgun sequence genomic DNA includes:
- the LOC104416068 gene encoding L-type lectin-domain containing receptor kinase IX.1, which codes for MIARRVRFDTDSRDILHEGVSEATYGHVDLNSLHPAHLYQVGRIKYAKPVRIWDPVTGRQANFSTRFSFTIETDGSAQHSDGITFFLAPVGIPIPPNSAGGFLGLFNASTFNEGPQNRIVMVEFDTYVNSQYDPPVHHIGINQNSLSPRVYARWDPGLHSGKPVNVNVTYNSVSKNLSVFWSFDGKLLSQYKANHSLSWLVDLARVLPESAEIGFSASFGTHPERHSVNSWEFTSDLDDVDKPRWLWILVVVPTACFLLVISASSCFLAVKRREKHGYSALSDIDKEIGPLPTKFTYQELLAATNGFADDRRLGRGGSAQVYKGFLSHSNRLVAVKRIFAESRHSEKVFVNEVKIISRTIHRNLVPFVGWCQEEGEFLLVYEYMPNGSLDHHLFGPRRSLPWAVRYGVALGLASALNYLHEELEKWVLHRDIKAANVLLDTSFTTRLGDFGVAKLIDPRFRSQTTDVVGTCGYLAPEYFISGKATKESDMFSFGVVALEIACGRRSYEDGEVWVALHKWVWELYLASNILGAADEALGSGFRREEMECLMRVGLWCVHPDPVRRPKAGQVIRFLQLEDSVPELPHDAFNGPVSHRPSASQLGILESPSAPPIQESVFRKLDKSCLLKSYGNTC